One genomic window of Numida meleagris isolate 19003 breed g44 Domestic line chromosome 1, NumMel1.0, whole genome shotgun sequence includes the following:
- the SLC5A7 gene encoding high affinity choline transporter 1, producing MPFHVEGLVAIAVFYLAILAVGIWAAWKTKNTGSDGDRSEAIIVGGRDIGLLVGGFTMTATWVGGGYINGTAEAVYVPGYGLAWAQAPIGYSLSLVLGGLFFAKPMRSKGYVTMLDPFQQLYGKRMGGLLFIPALMGEMFWAAAIFSALGATISVIIDININLSVIISALIATLYTLVGGLYSVAYTDVVQLFCIFLGLWISVPFALSNPAVTDIGFTAVHEVHQAPWLGTIGSLNIYTWLDNFLLLTFGGIPWQAYFQRVLSSSSATYAQVLSFLAAFGCIVMAIPAVLIGAIGASTAWNQTEYGVPDPIANKEADMILPIVLQYLCPVYISFFGLGAVSAAVMSSADSSILSASSMFARNIYQLSFRQNASDREIVWVMRITVFLFGASATAMALLASSVYGLWYLSSDLVYIIIFPQLLCVLFIKGTNTYGAIAGYLFGLVLRITGGEPYLYLQPLIYYPGCYPDENNIYVQRFPFKTLAMLTSFFTNIIVSYLAKYLFESGTLPPKLDFLDAVVARYSREHMDKATLVKSDNIVLNELAPVNPRHSLTLSSTFTNKEAFNYVDSSPDLSNTEDN from the exons ATGCCTTTCCACGTGGAGGGGCTGGTGGCCATTGCTGTGTTTTACCTGGCTATCCTGGCCGTTGGGATATGGGCTGCTTGGAAAACCAAGAACACCGGCAGCGATGGAGATCGCAGCGAAGCTATTATAGTCGGCGGAAGAGACATTGGCTTGCTAGTTGGTGGATTTACAATGACTG CCACATGGGTTGGAGGAGGTTACATCAACGGGACAGCAGAAGCTGTGTATGTCCCAGGCTATGGTCTAGCTTGGGCTCAGGCACCTATTGGATATTCTCTCAGTCTGGTCTTAG GTGGTCTGTTTTTTGCGAAACCTATGCGATCCAAAGGCTATGTGACAATGCTAGACCCTTTTCAGCAGCTTTATGGAAAAAGAATGGGAGGGCTCTTGTTTATTCCAGCTTTAATGGGAGAAATGTTTTGGGCTGCTGCCATCTTCTCTGCCTTAG GTGCCACAATAAGTGTGATCATTGACATTAATATCAATCTTTCAGTCATTATTTCTGCCctgattgcaactctgtacACTCTTGTGGGTGGGCTTTATTCTGTGGCCTACACTGATGTAGTTCAGTTATTCTGCATCTTCCTGGGGCTG TGGATCAGCGTACCCTTTGCATTGTCCAATCCTGCAGTGACAGACATTGGTTTCACAGCTGTGCACGAGGTGCACCAAGCGCCTTGGCTTGGAACTATTGGCTCACTTAACATTTACACCTGGCTGGACAATTTCCTTTTACTG ACGTTTGGAGGGATCCCGTGGCAAGCATATTTCCAGCGAGTTCTTTCCTCATCTTCCGCCACGTATGCTCAAGTTTTGTCATTTCTGGCTGCTTTTGGCTGCATTGTGATGGCTATTCCTGCAGTACTCATTGGTGCAATTGGAGCATCCACAG CATGGAACCAGACTGAATATGGTGTTCCTGACCCCATTGCTAATAAGGAAGCAGATATGATTTTACCAATTGTGCTCCAGTATCTTTGCCCAGTCTACATCTCGTTCTTTGGCCTCGGTGCTGTATCTGCTGCTGTCATGTCATCAGCTGACTCTTCAATTTTATCAGCAAGTTCTATGTTTGCTCGGAACATTTACCAGCTCTCATTTCGGCAAAAT GCCTCAGACAGGGAAATTGTGTGGGTCATGAgaatcactgtttttctctttggagCTTCAGCAACAGCAATGGCACTGCTGGCATCATCCGTGTACGGCCTGTGGTACCTCAGCTCTGACCTTGTTTATATCATCATATTCCCTCAGCTCTTGTGTGTGCTATTTATTAAAGGAACCAACACCTATGGTGCCATTGCAGGATACTTATTTGGCCTTGTTCTCAGAATAACTGGAGGAGAACCATACCTCTACCTGCAGCCCTTGATCTACTATCCTGGCTGCTATCCTGATGAAAATAATATCTATGTCCAGCGATTCCCATTTAAAACACTTGCAATGCTTACCTCCTTCTTTACTAACATTATAGTCTCCTACTTAGCCAAATACTTATTTGAGAGTGGGACTTTGCCACCAAAGCTGGATTTCCTTGATGCTGTGGTTGCAAGGTACAGCAGAGAACATATGGACAAAGCAACTCTTGTAAAAAGTGACAATATTGTATTAAATGAACTTGCACCTGTGAATCCGCGACACAGTCTAACTTTGAGCTCAACTTTCACAAACAAGGAAGCCTTTAATTATGTTGATTCGAGTCCAGATCTGTCCAACACTGAAGACAATTAA